The Leptospira hartskeerlii genome contains a region encoding:
- a CDS encoding type 1 glutamine amidotransferase — protein sequence MRCLIVRFKDCEGPGTLLDSLQARNYRITYHNAYDERVHIVPAAHQMFDLVVFLGGPQTVHDPEQHKFFKPWLELASHLVSMKDKKVIGICLGSQILATVLGAKVYEGEKGPEVGFSDVKVVNPSNPAFLKLNGTSSFPAFHLHEDVFEIPKGADHLLQGSFYSNQMFGYKNRVFGIQCHLEVTESMLEVWKNVHSEFIKKAGWIPGPETEDLRSQMERAGRALFEGILDL from the coding sequence ATGAGATGTCTCATCGTTCGGTTCAAGGACTGCGAAGGTCCCGGAACTCTATTAGATTCTTTGCAAGCTAGGAATTATAGGATTACCTATCATAACGCATACGACGAACGAGTTCACATAGTTCCTGCGGCTCATCAAATGTTCGACTTAGTTGTATTCTTAGGCGGACCTCAAACGGTACATGATCCCGAGCAGCATAAATTTTTCAAACCTTGGCTGGAGCTTGCATCTCACTTGGTATCTATGAAAGATAAGAAGGTGATCGGGATCTGTTTGGGTTCTCAGATCTTAGCAACTGTTTTAGGTGCTAAGGTTTATGAAGGGGAGAAGGGACCAGAAGTAGGATTCTCAGATGTAAAAGTGGTGAATCCTTCTAATCCTGCGTTTTTGAAATTGAACGGTACTTCTTCTTTTCCTGCATTCCATTTACATGAAGATGTATTTGAGATCCCGAAAGGCGCGGATCATCTGTTACAAGGAAGTTTTTATTCTAACCAGATGTTTGGATATAAGAATCGAGTATTCGGTATCCAATGTCATCTCGAAGTGACCGAGTCCATGCTCGAAGTCTGGAAGAATGTACATTCTGAGTTTATCAAAAAAGCAGGATGGATTCCCGGACCCGAAACGGAAGATCTTAGGTCTCAGATGGAAAGAGCAGGTAGAGCGCTCTTTGAAGGAATTTTGGATTTATAA
- a CDS encoding PAS domain S-box protein, with translation MIQTVEKIFREYFPIPEERKKTILLVEDEAIIALSETQRLKKNGFKVISAYTADEAVQIATNDYAIDLVLMDIDLGRDEDGTDAAVRILKTRDIPVVFLSSHTEPEIVEKTEKITSYGYVVKNSGETVLIASIKMAFKLYESHLRLKRSEESLKENQELLKATLRSIGDGVISTDELGNITDMNYVAETLTGWSRADAIGEPIERVFKIVNAKTKRRMRNSVDVFSPKEKNMGLENQALLISKSGSEHRVAESSAPIRSEKGYTVGSVLVFRDISKEYNLLENIKESESRFKTVANAAPVMIWVSGLDKKCNWFNQTWLNFTGRSMCQELGDGWAEGVHPNDLEECIQIYSSHFDEREAFSMTYRLKNKNGDWRWIQDNGLPITNESGIFTGFIGSCVDITEAKEALETLAKDLHEREYLYKELQHRVKNSMSMISSIVEIEASRSSNPKLENTLGNLVNRIHSVGNLYEMLYTSNNSHSVRLDRYIQKITENLLNAFQEKTKEISLQLDLNDLEIDVKSAIPLGLILNELVTNIFKYAFPKKQAGKISIRLFKEDSWVNLVVSDNGVPFPKGFRTDYSPGLGLQLVNMLVDQLKGKIQWKLNGEKEVSIRFCNKEEHSDQFIFAKS, from the coding sequence ATGATCCAGACCGTAGAAAAAATTTTTAGAGAATACTTCCCCATCCCGGAAGAAAGAAAGAAAACCATTCTGCTTGTGGAGGATGAAGCCATCATCGCTCTTTCTGAAACCCAAAGATTGAAAAAAAATGGGTTCAAGGTAATCTCCGCTTACACTGCAGATGAAGCGGTGCAAATAGCGACTAACGACTACGCCATCGATCTAGTTCTCATGGATATTGATCTTGGAAGAGACGAAGATGGAACAGATGCTGCGGTTCGTATTCTAAAAACAAGGGACATTCCTGTCGTATTTCTATCCAGTCATACAGAGCCAGAGATCGTTGAAAAAACGGAGAAGATCACTTCTTACGGATATGTTGTCAAAAATTCCGGAGAAACCGTTCTAATCGCATCCATCAAGATGGCCTTCAAACTTTACGAGTCCCACCTTCGTTTAAAAAGAAGTGAAGAATCATTAAAGGAAAACCAAGAACTCCTGAAAGCAACATTAAGATCCATCGGTGACGGAGTTATCTCCACAGATGAGTTAGGCAATATTACGGATATGAATTACGTTGCGGAAACTTTGACTGGCTGGTCGAGAGCGGATGCAATCGGTGAACCTATAGAAAGAGTTTTTAAGATCGTAAACGCTAAAACAAAAAGAAGAATGAGAAACTCCGTAGATGTATTTTCCCCGAAAGAAAAAAACATGGGGTTGGAAAACCAAGCGTTACTTATTTCGAAATCTGGTTCGGAACATCGGGTCGCAGAAAGTTCTGCCCCGATCCGCTCCGAAAAAGGATACACTGTCGGCTCCGTTTTGGTTTTTAGAGATATTTCTAAAGAATACAACTTGTTGGAGAATATTAAAGAAAGTGAATCTAGGTTTAAAACTGTCGCGAATGCCGCTCCAGTAATGATTTGGGTTTCCGGTTTGGACAAAAAATGCAATTGGTTCAACCAAACCTGGTTGAACTTTACAGGAAGAAGCATGTGCCAAGAGCTCGGCGATGGCTGGGCAGAAGGAGTCCATCCGAATGACCTAGAGGAATGTATCCAGATCTATTCCAGCCATTTCGACGAAAGAGAAGCGTTTAGCATGACCTATCGTTTAAAAAATAAAAACGGGGACTGGAGATGGATCCAAGATAATGGGCTCCCAATTACGAATGAATCGGGGATTTTTACCGGTTTTATCGGTTCCTGTGTTGATATTACCGAAGCAAAAGAAGCCTTGGAAACTTTGGCAAAAGATCTTCACGAAAGAGAATATCTTTACAAGGAACTCCAACATAGGGTCAAAAACAGTATGAGCATGATCAGTTCTATCGTAGAGATAGAAGCATCCAGATCTTCCAATCCTAAGCTGGAAAATACTTTGGGAAATTTAGTAAATCGGATCCATTCAGTGGGGAACTTGTATGAGATGTTGTATACTTCCAACAATTCTCATTCGGTCCGTTTGGATCGTTATATACAAAAGATCACGGAAAATTTACTAAATGCATTCCAAGAGAAAACAAAAGAGATCTCTCTGCAGTTGGATCTGAACGATCTAGAAATAGACGTAAAAAGTGCGATCCCTCTCGGGCTCATCTTGAACGAACTAGTCACCAATATTTTCAAATACGCATTCCCTAAAAAGCAAGCAGGCAAAATTTCCATCCGACTTTTCAAAGAAGATTCTTGGGTAAATCTAGTCGTCTCAGACAATGGAGTCCCTTTTCCGAAAGGATTCCGCACTGATTATTCTCCGGGGCTCGGACTTCAACTTGTGAACATGTTAGTCGATCAGTTGAAAGGAAAGATACAATGGAAATTGAATGGAGAAAAGGAAGTCTCGATCCGATTCTGCAACAAAGAAGAACACTCGGATCAATTTATATTCGCAAAATCCTAG
- a CDS encoding 6-hydroxymethylpterin diphosphokinase MptE-like protein has product MKEENSSFHLHSTQNPIKEGERISLSIPQSLQKDEFLVIIGIGCGYHAVSYLKSVEDTTKILLLEPFSELEALVGAELKEKLGKVPIYYGWEKFEKLDRSDWMPTGTKNLRIFIHPNYSRRYPDLSKKILSFFQKKESISQNKLAKQEFGRLWVRNFFKHLKKSSESPDSYRILGKTLSPSPGKIGCFVGASPNLESEIDWIRQNKEKLFVLSSDTALGYLLETGIQPHAVLSIDSGLGTFYHFPEHIPENIPIFTWFGGACRIFDLKNPKIIYLSTHPLDQILGAKFYPNAPILENPSLNVAGLAVSLLQSLGAGSVLLKGFGFEREGGKTHCRSTGYERYDRFFIDRKRSLYNSRYTPESRWRTRTSVLEILKKWSPIPILSEIDSNAKNAEAFSGWENSLESYPSSFPGSGQNWRKICSGISELPNDIQILLPRETRLLDPRT; this is encoded by the coding sequence TTGAAGGAGGAAAATTCCTCCTTCCATCTACATTCCACACAAAATCCAATCAAAGAGGGAGAGAGAATCTCCCTTTCTATTCCTCAATCCTTACAAAAAGACGAATTCCTAGTGATTATTGGGATTGGCTGTGGGTATCATGCGGTTTCTTATCTGAAATCTGTCGAAGATACTACAAAAATCCTTCTACTCGAACCATTCTCCGAATTAGAAGCTTTGGTTGGCGCGGAACTTAAGGAAAAATTAGGCAAAGTTCCGATCTATTACGGTTGGGAGAAATTCGAAAAACTAGATAGATCCGACTGGATGCCTACAGGAACCAAGAATCTTCGAATTTTCATTCATCCGAATTATTCCAGACGTTATCCTGATCTAAGCAAAAAGATCTTATCCTTCTTCCAGAAAAAAGAATCTATTTCTCAAAATAAACTAGCGAAGCAAGAATTCGGAAGACTCTGGGTCAGAAACTTCTTCAAACATCTAAAAAAATCCTCAGAAAGTCCGGACTCTTATAGGATCTTGGGAAAAACTCTTTCGCCGAGTCCTGGAAAGATCGGATGTTTTGTAGGAGCTTCGCCAAATTTAGAATCTGAGATCGATTGGATCCGACAAAACAAAGAGAAATTATTCGTACTCAGTTCAGATACTGCACTTGGGTATTTATTAGAAACTGGAATCCAGCCACATGCAGTGCTTTCAATAGACAGCGGACTTGGTACATTCTACCATTTTCCGGAGCACATTCCTGAGAATATTCCAATCTTCACTTGGTTTGGCGGGGCTTGTAGGATCTTCGACCTGAAAAATCCAAAGATCATCTATCTTTCTACTCATCCACTGGACCAAATCCTGGGAGCAAAATTTTATCCAAATGCACCGATCTTGGAAAACCCTAGCCTAAATGTGGCGGGACTCGCAGTTTCACTACTCCAATCATTAGGAGCAGGATCCGTTCTATTGAAAGGATTCGGGTTCGAGAGAGAAGGAGGAAAAACTCACTGCAGGTCCACAGGCTATGAAAGATACGACAGATTTTTCATAGATCGAAAGCGAAGCTTATATAATTCGAGATATACACCTGAATCTCGATGGAGAACAAGAACGAGCGTCCTAGAAATATTAAAAAAATGGAGTCCGATCCCGATTCTTTCCGAAATCGACTCGAATGCCAAGAATGCCGAGGCATTCTCCGGTTGGGAAAATTCCTTGGAGAGCTACCCTTCTTCCTTTCCTGGTTCCGGACAAAACTGGAGAAAAATCTGTTCCGGGATTTCGGAACTTCCAAATGACATCCAGATCCTTCTTCCCAGAGAAACTAGGCTTTTAGATCCAAGAACCTAA
- a CDS encoding TlpA family protein disulfide reductase, translating to MDSQANSDSRLSFPFSKGIFFRLNLLLIVSLLTVCAPSEQSNLGVKDFEGISLEGENIRISDIAADRIALNVYGPNCLPCIKEIPVLNYLNAELKKTPHIKLYMIVDPDIFFDNPEALSTEQKMKEAAVLMKEEVKKFGIQLPVLIMKPPFKVDRTEGLVTGTPETLLFKTKPLILYYNFIGPISEESDPNKIPKNMKVIFFKRMAGQS from the coding sequence ATGGATTCTCAGGCCAACTCCGATTCCAGGCTTAGTTTTCCCTTTTCCAAGGGGATTTTCTTCCGCCTAAACCTTTTATTAATAGTGAGCCTTCTTACTGTTTGTGCTCCATCCGAACAATCCAATCTAGGTGTCAAAGATTTTGAAGGCATCAGTTTGGAAGGAGAGAATATCCGAATATCGGATATTGCTGCAGATCGAATTGCTCTTAACGTGTATGGACCGAATTGCCTTCCTTGCATTAAGGAAATCCCGGTTTTAAATTATCTGAATGCAGAACTGAAAAAAACTCCGCATATCAAGTTATACATGATAGTGGACCCGGATATATTTTTTGATAATCCGGAAGCTCTTTCTACAGAACAAAAAATGAAAGAAGCTGCAGTTCTAATGAAAGAAGAAGTTAAAAAATTCGGGATACAACTTCCGGTTCTCATCATGAAGCCACCTTTCAAAGTGGATCGTACCGAAGGACTCGTAACTGGAACTCCGGAAACACTTCTATTCAAAACAAAACCTTTGATCTTATATTATAATTTTATTGGGCCGATCAGTGAAGAATCAGACCCGAATAAAATCCCTAAAAATATGAAAGTGATCTTCTTCAAAAGAATGGCCGGCCAATCATGA
- a CDS encoding response regulator: MNKGYIICVDDEVSVLETLQEQLHNEFGKTHEIETARSAEEALALLDEIQASGYVIEVIITDQVMPGMKGADFLESVHKRSPDSIKILLTGQAGLDSAIHAINFGGLSRYVEKPWNIEDLTKDIRSLIDKFRQNLENQHLVNELNRKIKELEEENRKLQQTGE, encoded by the coding sequence ATGAATAAAGGTTATATTATTTGTGTCGATGATGAAGTGTCGGTCCTTGAGACTCTCCAGGAACAGCTTCATAACGAGTTCGGTAAAACTCATGAGATCGAAACCGCACGAAGCGCAGAAGAGGCACTCGCCTTATTGGATGAGATCCAAGCTTCCGGTTATGTGATCGAAGTTATTATTACGGATCAGGTGATGCCCGGTATGAAAGGCGCCGATTTTCTAGAATCGGTCCATAAACGGTCTCCCGATTCGATCAAAATTCTGCTCACCGGTCAGGCCGGCTTGGATTCCGCCATCCACGCGATAAATTTCGGGGGATTGAGCAGATACGTGGAAAAACCTTGGAATATAGAGGATCTAACTAAAGACATCCGATCTTTGATAGATAAGTTCCGGCAGAACCTGGAGAATCAACATTTAGTCAATGAGCTTAACAGAAAAATTAAGGAACTCGAAGAAGAAAACCGCAAACTGCAACAAACAGGCGAATAA
- a CDS encoding alpha/beta fold hydrolase has translation MDQTLARKVNPKPRRKGNAYAVGAEDIYIFPLSESTNLFLQKVWTAFVNKMVSMTLPNGKPIFQYAIFEAIQDKNLKIVASSTHFRMKQVTDRIGLQSIDDFIRNTIPISIQDPGNLSARYLREAILSVEKKARPEVYFHSLDDERVHPNLKQLLTKTMNYAAGIPLFVKGSPIGMLWGIRRDNMSPEQEEEVRQQLYSLYDVVDFVISKEMGLKGDPYYARKNIEKSDLHSRAKHLFYTRGFGQDEPVTTIVFDSHTYQRSYRLDASFLIPSGDGYSVSLKRFEPKERNDTGKNLLLIPGFFCRRSVMDKVARELSLRHGYRVFSMDMRGRSRRTLPLFGIREGWTVDDFIQEDFPAVLNWIKENFPNEQLVVVGHSMGGMIPRFYCSAYEEIVKRKKDSSFPLPRPDELISGIVSITSPNFVRLQAQIPGLDILKMGLKLVPSKTISDFLFDLTSFSLQTTLPTVDLNKFFKFLLGLHSSLRAVSFDLHAKVVNLRDFVGYKQISPPEWYFLIEDIFCEESTKVVLQFLRSQLSQDRSFLSYDGTLDYTALQKNLQIPLFSVLGSVDKVVPSETIENDLAALPHKKNKILSYEQGHLGIVFHMPVVKEMCSEIDSWIKGLDST, from the coding sequence ATGGACCAGACCCTAGCCCGAAAGGTCAACCCCAAGCCCCGCAGGAAAGGGAACGCTTATGCGGTAGGAGCGGAAGATATTTATATCTTTCCACTTTCTGAAAGTACTAACTTATTCCTTCAAAAAGTTTGGACTGCATTCGTAAACAAGATGGTCTCCATGACCCTTCCGAATGGAAAACCTATATTCCAATATGCAATTTTCGAGGCGATCCAAGATAAAAACCTTAAGATCGTAGCATCTTCCACTCATTTTAGAATGAAACAGGTGACCGATAGGATCGGTCTCCAAAGTATTGATGACTTTATTCGCAATACGATCCCAATCTCTATCCAAGATCCAGGAAATCTGTCCGCTAGATATTTAAGAGAAGCGATCCTCTCTGTGGAAAAGAAGGCAAGACCCGAAGTCTATTTTCATAGCTTGGACGACGAAAGGGTCCATCCCAACTTAAAGCAACTTCTTACTAAAACAATGAACTATGCCGCTGGAATTCCTTTGTTCGTAAAAGGTTCTCCTATCGGAATGTTATGGGGTATCCGCAGGGACAATATGAGTCCCGAACAAGAAGAAGAAGTTCGCCAGCAATTATACAGTCTTTACGACGTAGTGGACTTTGTAATCTCGAAAGAGATGGGTCTAAAAGGAGATCCTTATTACGCTCGAAAGAATATCGAAAAATCGGATCTTCATTCCAGGGCAAAACATCTATTCTATACCCGAGGTTTCGGCCAAGACGAACCTGTTACTACCATAGTATTTGATTCTCATACCTACCAAAGATCTTACCGTTTAGACGCAAGTTTTCTAATCCCTTCCGGGGACGGATACTCAGTTAGTTTAAAGCGTTTCGAACCGAAGGAAAGGAATGACACTGGTAAGAACCTTCTTCTTATCCCTGGCTTTTTTTGCAGAAGGTCCGTAATGGACAAGGTGGCCAGAGAGTTATCTCTCCGCCATGGTTATAGAGTTTTCTCAATGGATATGAGGGGAAGATCCAGACGGACACTACCTCTTTTCGGTATCCGTGAAGGCTGGACCGTGGATGACTTTATCCAAGAAGATTTTCCGGCAGTTCTGAACTGGATCAAAGAGAATTTTCCGAACGAACAACTAGTAGTAGTCGGCCATAGTATGGGGGGAATGATACCTCGCTTTTATTGCTCCGCATACGAAGAAATCGTAAAAAGAAAAAAGGACTCCTCTTTTCCACTTCCTCGTCCGGACGAACTGATATCTGGGATTGTTTCGATTACTTCTCCGAATTTTGTAAGACTTCAGGCGCAAATTCCAGGTCTGGACATTCTGAAAATGGGACTAAAACTGGTTCCTTCTAAAACGATTTCCGATTTTCTTTTTGATCTGACTTCTTTTTCTCTGCAGACTACTCTTCCCACAGTGGATCTGAATAAATTTTTTAAATTTCTTCTTGGGCTGCATTCTTCTTTGAGAGCGGTTTCATTCGATCTGCATGCAAAAGTTGTAAACCTGAGAGACTTCGTGGGTTATAAACAGATCTCTCCTCCTGAATGGTATTTTTTGATCGAAGATATTTTTTGTGAAGAATCTACAAAAGTAGTTCTTCAATTTTTAAGATCTCAATTGAGCCAAGACAGATCTTTTCTTTCCTACGATGGAACTTTGGATTATACTGCTCTCCAGAAAAATCTGCAGATCCCACTTTTTTCAGTTTTGGGTTCCGTAGATAAAGTAGTTCCGAGCGAAACAATCGAGAACGATCTTGCTGCACTTCCTCATAAAAAAAATAAGATTCTTTCCTACGAACAGGGTCACTTAGGTATCGTTT
- a CDS encoding HEAT repeat domain-containing protein — protein MSLTEKLRNSKKKTANCNKQANNHLKHSGKIFLGSIYSLSLILCLFSFGSLAAKEAPPKPKYTEEQIRKKKEVLSKVLKYGTTKERASALRELEDFPKEDAGELYDQVGVILSKDPDWSMKIYALRISGILKLTQFEDKIIALLKYDQQDVQKEAVYVVKKLKFDSGIPVLTELLKSQDFTKNSNFLIALIETLAEFPQANEAFSVLEARFQEKFNDPEVRAQIALYFGKVKRSSIENVLIATVKDEKEPITLRAYSVNALGKIKSEAAITPLRELLEKIRALKSKNDIQDYQALKIHTITALVALGDKEIIEELYSFARDDDAMVRLRAIKHLAETEDPAVIEILEYKAQRDPSEKVKRAAQNALDQLRKKLDPSFVPASTDTKPTKDTSTRKAGGSGSSSRRSRPSGGGGEGSNPVPLSGEGSGSSSGDGSGGGSSGGGKPSGGESEDLEND, from the coding sequence ATGAGCTTAACAGAAAAATTAAGGAACTCGAAGAAGAAAACCGCAAACTGCAACAAACAGGCGAATAATCACCTGAAGCATTCCGGTAAAATTTTCCTAGGAAGCATTTACTCGCTCTCCCTGATACTTTGTTTGTTTTCTTTCGGCTCCTTAGCCGCTAAAGAAGCTCCGCCTAAGCCTAAATATACGGAAGAACAGATCCGCAAAAAGAAAGAAGTTCTCTCCAAGGTCTTAAAATACGGAACCACAAAAGAAAGAGCAAGCGCTCTCAGAGAACTAGAAGATTTTCCAAAAGAAGACGCAGGAGAATTGTACGACCAAGTCGGAGTGATCCTTTCCAAGGATCCGGATTGGTCCATGAAAATCTACGCTCTTAGAATTTCAGGAATTCTAAAACTCACACAATTCGAAGATAAGATCATCGCATTATTAAAATATGATCAACAAGACGTGCAGAAAGAAGCTGTCTATGTAGTCAAAAAACTCAAATTCGATTCAGGAATTCCTGTTTTAACCGAATTACTCAAAAGCCAAGACTTCACCAAAAATTCGAATTTTCTGATCGCGCTCATCGAAACCTTGGCAGAATTTCCTCAGGCAAACGAAGCATTCTCCGTATTAGAAGCAAGATTCCAAGAGAAATTTAATGATCCCGAAGTAAGGGCTCAGATCGCACTTTATTTCGGGAAAGTAAAAAGGTCTTCGATTGAGAATGTTCTGATTGCAACAGTAAAAGACGAAAAAGAACCGATTACACTTCGCGCCTACTCGGTAAACGCCCTCGGAAAGATCAAATCAGAAGCTGCAATTACCCCACTCAGAGAACTTTTGGAAAAGATCCGCGCCTTAAAATCCAAGAACGATATTCAGGATTACCAAGCACTCAAGATACATACGATCACTGCCCTTGTCGCCTTAGGAGATAAGGAAATTATAGAAGAATTATATTCTTTCGCAAGAGACGACGATGCAATGGTCAGACTTCGAGCCATCAAACATTTGGCAGAAACAGAAGATCCGGCGGTGATCGAAATTTTAGAGTATAAGGCGCAAAGAGATCCTAGCGAAAAAGTAAAACGTGCCGCACAAAACGCGTTAGACCAACTTCGCAAAAAACTGGATCCTAGTTTTGTTCCTGCAAGCACAGACACTAAACCTACAAAAGATACTAGCACAAGAAAAGCCGGAGGTTCCGGTTCTTCTTCCAGAAGGTCCAGACCTAGCGGTGGAGGCGGAGAAGGTTCCAATCCAGTTCCATTGAGTGGAGAAGGAAGCGGATCCTCCTCCGGAGATGGCAGCGGTGGCGGTTCTTCCGGAGGAGGAAAACCTTCCGGCGGAGAATCCGAGGATCTGGAAAACGATTAG
- a CDS encoding LIC_11959 family protein has translation MKRFLLLSTILCLVPASDGRRLDAEPAGNTYRGTITLQEPRALDIKESLTDSSPNYPETIKLYYQGLKENYVVFYDWNGHTLYYKYRDNKFDRRLRKYVSKLAAGAPYEVTGEYQGIFIFENKTIRRFKKKGEDTLIDRKEKQSIPVFQLVKYRELILEEIIF, from the coding sequence ATGAAACGATTTCTTCTCCTATCCACGATCCTTTGTTTGGTACCAGCATCGGATGGGAGAAGATTGGACGCGGAACCCGCCGGAAACACCTACCGAGGGACAATCACTCTACAAGAACCTAGAGCGCTAGATATAAAAGAATCCTTAACGGATTCTTCTCCGAATTATCCGGAAACAATCAAACTATATTACCAAGGCCTAAAGGAAAACTACGTAGTATTCTATGATTGGAACGGACATACATTATATTATAAATATAGAGATAATAAATTCGATAGAAGATTAAGAAAATATGTTTCTAAGTTGGCTGCCGGTGCGCCTTACGAAGTCACAGGAGAATACCAAGGAATATTCATATTTGAAAACAAAACCATTCGAAGATTCAAGAAGAAAGGAGAAGATACACTCATTGACAGAAAGGAAAAACAATCCATCCCGGTATTCCAGCTAGTCAAATACAGGGAATTGATCTTAGAGGAAATCATCTTTTGA
- a CDS encoding DNA primase, whose translation MTQNQNSEFDIVTLIELAKKNKYERAVAGFQVLDRIDRLELPKKIKGRKLAVQAMFALANDEVQYKYVTKEERAITEAEAQGNGATYSQFNGLFEAPQAPIAEEDMEEDFIPEEAAKPLMDMEDGEEGESYDEEEDDSDDDEDEDEEDDDDSDDEEEEDED comes from the coding sequence ATGACCCAGAACCAGAATTCAGAATTCGATATTGTAACTTTGATTGAACTGGCCAAAAAAAACAAGTATGAAAGAGCTGTAGCTGGCTTTCAAGTCCTGGATAGAATCGACAGACTCGAATTACCTAAAAAGATCAAAGGACGCAAACTTGCCGTCCAAGCGATGTTTGCACTCGCAAACGACGAAGTTCAGTATAAATACGTAACTAAAGAAGAAAGAGCTATAACTGAAGCAGAAGCTCAAGGCAACGGAGCCACTTATTCCCAATTCAACGGACTATTCGAGGCTCCCCAAGCTCCCATCGCAGAAGAAGATATGGAAGAAGATTTCATTCCGGAAGAAGCTGCGAAACCTCTTATGGACATGGAAGACGGTGAAGAGGGAGAATCCTACGACGAAGAGGAAGATGATTCCGATGACGACGAGGATGAAGACGAAGAAGATGATGATGATTCCGACGATGAGGAAGAAGAAGACGAGGATTAA